The Paenibacillus sp. RUD330 genome has a segment encoding these proteins:
- a CDS encoding nucleobase:cation symporter-2 family protein, which yields MLSRRKTVTLGLQHVLAMYAGAVVVPLVVGGELGLTPTQIAYLIAADLFTCGLATLLQVMKTRFFGSGLPVVLGCTFTAVGPMIVIGKEYGLATVYGAIILSGLFVLLAAPLYGKLLRFFPTVVTGSVVTIIGLSLIPVAMNNAAGGQGAPDFGAPRNLLLALLTLVVILVVSRFAKGFMRAIAVLVGLAAGTAAAYAMGLVSFSGVWDASWLSIAQPFYFGAPHVSLVAVVTMILVNIVSMVESTGVYLAVGKTTDQQVDEKQIVNGLRSEGAAIMLGGIFNAFPYTAFSQNVGLIALTKVKKRSVIVAAGAIMVLLGLLPKLAALTTVVPSAVLGGAMIVMFGSVAASGMGILSEVDLRKEGNLMIVACSLAVGLGSATVPAMFGQLPSEASMLLQSGIVTGSLTAIILNIMMTRRQRDAAPAAYQEAQEAS from the coding sequence ATGCTGAGCCGCCGCAAAACCGTCACGCTCGGCCTTCAGCATGTGCTCGCCATGTATGCCGGCGCCGTCGTCGTTCCCCTGGTCGTCGGAGGGGAGCTCGGGCTCACGCCGACCCAGATCGCGTATCTGATCGCCGCCGACCTGTTCACCTGCGGCCTGGCCACTCTTCTGCAGGTCATGAAGACGAGGTTCTTCGGCAGCGGCCTCCCGGTCGTGCTCGGTTGCACGTTCACGGCGGTCGGGCCGATGATCGTCATCGGCAAGGAATACGGCCTTGCGACCGTATACGGAGCCATCATCCTGTCCGGCTTGTTCGTTCTTCTCGCCGCGCCGCTGTACGGCAAGCTGCTGCGCTTCTTCCCGACGGTCGTCACCGGATCGGTCGTCACGATCATCGGCCTGTCGCTCATTCCTGTCGCGATGAACAACGCCGCAGGCGGTCAGGGCGCGCCCGACTTCGGCGCCCCGCGCAACCTGCTGCTGGCGCTGCTCACCCTCGTCGTCATTCTGGTCGTGAGCCGCTTCGCCAAGGGCTTCATGCGTGCCATCGCGGTGCTTGTGGGCCTTGCCGCCGGCACTGCAGCCGCGTATGCGATGGGCCTGGTCAGCTTCTCCGGCGTCTGGGATGCCTCCTGGCTCAGCATCGCGCAGCCGTTCTACTTCGGCGCTCCGCATGTGAGCCTCGTTGCCGTCGTGACGATGATTCTCGTCAATATCGTCAGCATGGTGGAATCGACAGGCGTATACTTGGCCGTCGGCAAGACGACCGACCAGCAGGTCGACGAGAAGCAGATCGTGAACGGCCTGCGCTCGGAGGGCGCCGCGATCATGCTGGGAGGCATCTTCAACGCCTTCCCGTATACGGCCTTCTCCCAGAATGTCGGGCTTATTGCGCTGACGAAGGTCAAGAAGCGCAGCGTCATCGTCGCTGCCGGCGCCATCATGGTGCTGCTCGGCCTGCTGCCGAAGCTCGCGGCGCTGACGACCGTCGTGCCCAGCGCCGTTCTGGGCGGCGCCATGATCGTCATGTTCGGCTCCGTCGCGGCTTCCGGCATGGGCATTCTGTCCGAGGTCGACCTGCGCAAGGAAGGCAACCTGATGATTGTCGCTTGCAGCCTGGCGGTAGGTCTCGGGTCCGCCACCGTTCCGGCGATGTTCGGCCAGCTGCCGTCGGAGGCTTCGATGCTGCTGCAGAGCGGCATCGTCACGGGATCGCTCACCGCGATCATTCTCAACATCATGATGACGAGGCGCCAGCGCGACGCGGCTCCGGCCGCTTACCAGGAAGCCCAGGAAGCTTCATAG
- a CDS encoding xanthine phosphoribosyltransferase codes for MKQLEERIRREGQILSDKVLKVDSFLNHQVDTELALEIGREFARIFADRGITKVLTIEASGIQFAMAAGIALGVPFVYAKKKKAVTLTENLYTAQVHSFTRQETYQVSISQNYLGPEERVLIVDDFLATGAALVGLVDIVKQSGARLCGVGCVVEKSFQEGRGLLEELGVEVHSLARIASMAPGRVTYVSELEAEPAAAGAAGTDGAGC; via the coding sequence ATGAAACAGCTGGAAGAACGCATTCGCCGAGAAGGTCAAATCCTCTCGGACAAAGTGCTTAAGGTGGACTCGTTCCTGAACCATCAGGTCGATACGGAGCTGGCGCTGGAGATTGGACGCGAGTTCGCGCGGATCTTTGCGGACCGGGGAATCACGAAGGTGCTGACGATCGAGGCGAGCGGCATCCAGTTCGCGATGGCGGCGGGCATCGCGCTGGGAGTGCCTTTCGTTTACGCCAAGAAGAAAAAAGCGGTGACGCTTACCGAGAACCTGTACACGGCTCAGGTCCACTCCTTCACACGCCAGGAGACGTATCAGGTCAGCATCTCCCAGAACTATCTCGGACCGGAGGAGCGCGTCCTGATCGTGGACGATTTCCTCGCTACCGGAGCGGCGCTTGTCGGCCTCGTCGATATCGTCAAGCAGTCGGGCGCCCGGTTGTGCGGCGTGGGCTGCGTCGTCGAGAAGAGCTTCCAGGAAGGCCGCGGCCTGCTGGAGGAGCTCGGAGTGGAGGTTCATTCCCTGGCTCGAATCGCGTCGATGGCGCCTGGACGAGTGACGTATGTCAGCGAGCTTGAAGCCGAGCCTGCTGCTGCCGGCGCCGCCGGAACGGACGGGGCCGGATGCTGA
- a CDS encoding MFS transporter, whose protein sequence is MRYVMLSQNVMTLGSGIVFPFYLISIKEIGGDFTQYGIAYGLFTICSAYLNGYFGRSSDRFGRKPFLLLGSWGMAALFLLFPLVTSMWQVYALQVAMGVFGAMQRTCEKALLADLTEEGRRGEQIGRYHMGLSLFSGLAVIAGGFLVDYFTLDLIFYFGSVLLFASGLVLLRVQEKPGTPGMET, encoded by the coding sequence ATGAGGTATGTGATGCTTTCCCAGAACGTCATGACGCTCGGCTCGGGCATCGTATTTCCCTTTTATCTGATCAGCATCAAGGAAATAGGCGGCGATTTTACCCAGTACGGCATCGCCTACGGCTTGTTTACGATCTGCTCCGCCTATCTGAACGGCTACTTCGGCCGCTCATCCGACCGGTTCGGCCGCAAGCCTTTCCTCCTGCTCGGCTCCTGGGGAATGGCGGCTCTCTTCCTGCTGTTCCCGCTCGTCACCAGCATGTGGCAGGTCTATGCGCTGCAGGTGGCGATGGGGGTGTTCGGAGCGATGCAGCGGACCTGCGAAAAAGCCTTGCTCGCGGATCTGACGGAGGAAGGACGGCGCGGGGAGCAGATCGGACGCTACCATATGGGCTTGTCGCTGTTCTCGGGCCTGGCGGTCATCGCCGGGGGATTCCTCGTCGACTATTTTACGCTGGATCTCATTTTCTACTTCGGCTCCGTCTTATTGTTCGCCAGCGGTCTGGTGCTCCTGCGGGTGCAGGAGAAGCCGGGCACGCCCGGAATGGAGACATGA
- a CDS encoding FAD-binding oxidoreductase, with protein sequence MTSRTRLFAAAAVILYAGAFALSLTLRSAMPRGEEATDVGRIVSAKVDKTVAVRTTEDVAAAIRDARREGRKVSVAGTRHSMGGQTFYEGAVVLDMRRYDRILDLDAEAKKITVQSGATWEQIQEAINPQHLSIRVMQSQNIFTVGGSLGTNIHGRDPSEGSLIETVESFRLMTEEGKILTASRRENADLFRAAIGGYGLLGVILDATLLLTDDEVYTQHMSLLDYKKFPDALRASVESGRTGLVIARISTAPSGFLRDMYMTEYMDSSIPLAEADTGLKGERAVELTRFVFGLQRKYGWGKNMSWSLQERLFRSTEGKSITRNNAMRPESGFLEYRDAQKSDLLQEYFVPLDQYPAFVDGLRTLLREEPINLVNITVRYMPRSEESLLAYSRQDSAAVVLLINEKRSPARLERLKSVTQKMIGLAEQVGGTYYLTYQPFASKEQFRAAYPAADEFKAAKLDYDKESLFVNEWYADYLR encoded by the coding sequence ATGACCTCCAGAACCCGCTTGTTCGCAGCCGCCGCGGTCATCCTATACGCCGGGGCATTCGCTCTTTCCCTGACGCTCCGCTCGGCCATGCCCCGAGGCGAGGAAGCGACCGATGTCGGCCGCATCGTGAGCGCCAAGGTCGACAAGACCGTCGCGGTCCGGACGACGGAGGACGTCGCTGCCGCTATCCGCGACGCGCGCCGTGAAGGGCGGAAGGTGAGTGTCGCCGGGACGCGCCACAGCATGGGCGGCCAAACCTTCTATGAAGGGGCGGTCGTGCTGGACATGAGACGGTATGATCGCATTCTCGACCTCGATGCGGAGGCGAAGAAGATTACCGTCCAGAGCGGAGCGACATGGGAGCAGATCCAGGAAGCCATCAATCCCCAGCATCTATCCATCCGCGTGATGCAGTCCCAGAACATCTTCACCGTAGGCGGGTCGCTGGGTACGAATATCCATGGAAGAGATCCCTCCGAAGGCTCCTTGATCGAAACGGTGGAATCTTTTCGGCTGATGACGGAGGAAGGCAAGATCCTGACCGCCAGTCGCCGCGAGAACGCCGATCTGTTCCGGGCTGCCATAGGCGGTTACGGCCTGCTCGGCGTCATCCTCGATGCGACGCTCCTGCTGACGGACGATGAAGTCTACACGCAGCATATGTCGCTGCTGGACTACAAGAAGTTTCCGGATGCTCTGCGGGCATCGGTCGAGTCCGGTCGTACAGGCCTGGTCATCGCCCGGATTTCCACCGCTCCATCCGGCTTCCTCCGCGACATGTACATGACCGAATACATGGACAGCTCCATTCCGCTGGCGGAAGCCGATACAGGGCTGAAGGGAGAACGGGCTGTGGAGCTGACCCGCTTCGTGTTCGGCCTCCAGCGCAAGTACGGCTGGGGCAAGAATATGAGCTGGAGCCTGCAGGAGCGGCTGTTCCGCTCCACTGAAGGCAAGTCGATCACCCGCAACAATGCCATGCGTCCGGAGAGCGGGTTTCTGGAATACCGGGATGCGCAGAAGAGCGACTTGCTGCAGGAGTATTTCGTCCCGCTGGATCAGTATCCGGCATTCGTCGACGGGCTGCGGACGCTTCTGCGCGAGGAGCCGATCAACCTCGTCAATATAACGGTCCGCTACATGCCCCGCAGCGAAGAATCGCTGCTGGCCTATTCCCGGCAGGACAGCGCGGCGGTGGTGCTGCTCATCAACGAGAAGCGTTCCCCGGCAAGGCTGGAGCGGCTGAAGAGCGTGACGCAGAAAATGATCGGGCTTGCCGAGCAAGTCGGAGGCACCTATTACTTGACCTATCAGCCCTTCGCCTCGAAGGAGCAGTTCCGCGCGGCATATCCGGCAGCGGACGAATTCAAGGCAGCAAAGCTCGATTACGATAAGGAGTCCTTGTTCGTGAACGAATGGTACGCGGACTATTTGCGATGA
- a CDS encoding AraC family transcriptional regulator — translation MEGMTVTLLAASMRGMAGRGYDTARFCREAGLDSRVLLQGDARIPHGEMVRLMEAASRFTSDELFGLHLGSGMEFADLGIAGYVMQHCGTIREALAALGRYHAMICSGYELEEKTRGNMAVIGFHIWDPSIPESRHCKEDMLSSICRALSRLAGRPLLPATVSMRHQPAAPAEAYREVFGVIPRFGAERDEIEYPLEVLDLPVLVADEKLRLAFQSVAERVLDDMQDGRKVAARVSRHLLNRTGAALPSLSDTARELGMSTRSLQAKLKEEGTSYNRIAGELRKELAVRYLAREEHSIAEVAYLLHFSEPSAFHSAFKKWTGMTPGQYRHARQGSSVAN, via the coding sequence ATGGAGGGAATGACGGTTACGCTGCTGGCGGCTTCCATGCGGGGCATGGCCGGTCGCGGGTACGATACAGCGAGGTTCTGCCGCGAAGCAGGACTGGATTCCCGCGTTCTCCTTCAGGGAGATGCCCGTATCCCGCACGGGGAAATGGTTCGGCTGATGGAGGCGGCTAGCCGGTTCACAAGCGATGAGCTGTTCGGGCTTCATCTGGGAAGCGGGATGGAATTCGCGGATCTGGGCATCGCCGGATACGTCATGCAGCATTGCGGCACGATTCGGGAGGCGCTGGCCGCCCTCGGCCGTTACCATGCGATGATTTGCAGCGGGTATGAGCTGGAAGAGAAGACGAGAGGGAATATGGCCGTAATCGGATTCCATATTTGGGATCCGTCGATCCCGGAATCCCGCCACTGCAAGGAGGATATGCTCTCTTCCATCTGCCGCGCCTTGTCCAGGTTGGCCGGGCGGCCGCTTCTGCCGGCCACCGTCTCCATGAGGCATCAGCCGGCAGCGCCGGCGGAGGCTTATAGGGAGGTCTTCGGCGTGATTCCCCGTTTCGGAGCGGAAAGGGATGAGATCGAATATCCGCTGGAGGTGCTCGATTTGCCGGTGCTGGTGGCGGATGAGAAGCTTCGTCTGGCCTTCCAGTCTGTGGCGGAACGGGTTCTGGATGATATGCAGGACGGACGCAAGGTCGCCGCACGCGTCTCGCGGCATCTGCTGAACCGTACCGGCGCCGCGCTGCCTTCTCTTTCGGATACCGCCAGAGAGCTGGGCATGAGCACGCGCAGCCTCCAGGCCAAGCTGAAGGAAGAGGGAACCAGCTACAACCGGATCGCCGGGGAGCTGCGCAAGGAGCTGGCAGTCCGTTATTTGGCCCGGGAAGAGCACAGCATCGCCGAAGTGGCTTATCTGCTCCATTTTTCCGAGCCGAGCGCCTTTCACAGCGCATTCAAGAAATGGACGGGAATGACTCCCGGCCAATACCGGCATGCCAGGCAGGGCAGCTCCGTAGCGAATTGA
- a CDS encoding NAD(P)H-dependent oxidoreductase, whose translation MKKKITVVIGHPDEESFCHALAGAYIRGAEAAGAEVQVLDLASMAFDPNLRHGYRKRMELEPDLLQARELMKSADHLVWVYPVWWATIPAVLKGFLDRTLLPGYAYQFKEGSSGWEKLLKGRTGRMIVTMDSPTWYYQTILRDAGIHAMKKGTLEFCGISPVRTTRIGGMKDSSPERLAAWLERIEKLGQNMD comes from the coding sequence ATGAAGAAAAAAATAACGGTTGTCATCGGCCATCCTGATGAGGAGAGCTTTTGCCACGCACTGGCTGGCGCTTACATCCGGGGAGCGGAAGCGGCCGGAGCCGAGGTTCAAGTGCTGGACCTGGCATCGATGGCGTTCGATCCCAATCTGCGGCATGGCTACCGCAAGCGGATGGAGCTGGAACCGGATCTTCTGCAAGCGAGGGAGCTGATGAAGAGCGCGGATCATCTGGTCTGGGTCTATCCCGTCTGGTGGGCTACGATCCCGGCCGTGCTCAAAGGCTTTTTGGATCGAACCCTGCTGCCCGGATACGCCTATCAATTCAAGGAGGGCTCCTCCGGTTGGGAGAAGCTGCTCAAAGGCCGCACGGGCCGCATGATAGTTACGATGGACTCCCCCACCTGGTATTACCAGACCATACTAAGGGATGCCGGTATTCATGCCATGAAAAAAGGAACCCTTGAATTCTGCGGCATATCCCCCGTGCGCACCACTCGTATTGGCGGCATGAAGGACTCCTCGCCGGAGCGCCTGGCCGCTTGGCTGGAACGCATCGAGAAGCTCGGACAGAATATGGACTGA
- a CDS encoding DNA-3-methyladenine glycosylase, with the protein MIGQPVSKEFFSQPTLELAQALIGMLLVKVTPEGTASGWIVETEAYRGPDDRAAHSYGGRRTKRTEVMFGESGHAYAHVMHTHCLLNIVSAELGSPEGVLIRALEPCAGLELMQERRGAGKKLRDLTSGPGKLTKALGITMADYGHPMFEPPLYIAEGRERGIVAAGPRIGIDNSGEARDYPWRFWESGNPFISR; encoded by the coding sequence ATGATCGGACAACCGGTAAGCAAGGAGTTTTTCAGCCAGCCGACGCTGGAGCTGGCGCAGGCATTGATTGGAATGCTGCTGGTCAAGGTAACGCCGGAGGGCACGGCGTCAGGCTGGATCGTGGAGACGGAGGCATACCGCGGTCCGGACGACCGCGCGGCGCACAGCTACGGCGGACGCAGGACCAAGCGGACGGAGGTCATGTTCGGCGAATCCGGACATGCCTATGCGCATGTGATGCATACGCACTGCCTGCTCAACATCGTCAGCGCGGAGCTTGGCAGCCCGGAGGGCGTGCTGATCCGGGCCTTGGAGCCCTGCGCGGGGCTGGAGCTCATGCAGGAGCGGCGCGGCGCGGGCAAGAAGCTGCGCGACCTGACGAGCGGGCCCGGCAAGCTGACCAAGGCGCTCGGCATTACAATGGCGGATTACGGCCATCCGATGTTCGAGCCGCCCTTGTACATCGCGGAGGGAAGGGAGAGGGGCATTGTCGCGGCCGGTCCACGGATCGGCATCGACAACAGCGGAGAAGCCCGCGACTACCCGTGGCGGTTCTGGGAGAGCGGCAACCCGTTCATCAGCCGGTGA
- the thrC gene encoding threonine synthase — protein sequence MEYISTRGKVAGVGFIDAILMGLADDGGLLVPAKIPQVSADTLKQWQELTYQELALELFALYIGDEIPRNDLRALVEDSYSTFRDEAVTPVRRIRDGLDVLELFHGPTFAFKDVALQFLGNLYSYVARRTGSTIHILGATSGDTGASAIEGVRGKEGIRICILHPHGKVSKVQELQMTTVDDANVLNLAIDGTFDDGQRIIKELFADVEFKHRYHLRAINSINIARILAQTVYYFYAYLQLARRGETAPASFSVPTGNFGDIFAGYLAKRMGLPVDKLILATNENNILARFVAEGVYQPGEFRGTYSPSMDIQVASNFERYLFYLYGEDAASISRLMARFKEEGSLSIPAEKLAAVQADFAAYAVSNQECLDTIARYHRDADYLLDPHTACGVAAADKLAASGEATVALSTAHPAKFDESIRLVGIEQPFPPQIAKLFDLPQHQQLSPATNAAIAEKLAEFF from the coding sequence ATGGAATACATCAGTACGAGAGGCAAGGTTGCCGGAGTCGGCTTCATCGACGCCATTCTGATGGGACTGGCGGATGACGGCGGCCTGCTGGTGCCGGCGAAGATTCCGCAGGTGTCGGCAGATACGCTGAAGCAATGGCAGGAGCTGACCTATCAGGAGCTGGCGCTGGAGCTGTTCGCCTTATACATCGGAGACGAGATTCCTAGAAATGACCTGCGCGCGCTTGTCGAGGACAGCTACTCGACGTTCCGTGACGAGGCCGTCACGCCGGTCCGCCGCATCCGCGACGGCCTCGACGTGCTGGAGCTGTTCCATGGCCCGACCTTTGCCTTCAAGGACGTCGCTCTCCAGTTTCTCGGCAATCTCTACAGCTATGTGGCCCGCCGTACGGGTTCCACCATTCACATTCTCGGAGCCACCTCCGGTGATACCGGCGCCTCCGCCATCGAGGGCGTGCGCGGCAAGGAGGGGATCCGCATCTGCATCCTCCACCCTCACGGCAAGGTGAGCAAAGTCCAAGAGCTGCAAATGACGACCGTCGACGACGCCAACGTGCTCAATCTGGCGATCGACGGCACCTTCGACGACGGCCAGCGCATCATCAAGGAGCTGTTCGCCGACGTCGAGTTCAAGCACCGCTACCATCTGCGCGCCATCAACTCCATCAATATCGCCCGCATCCTGGCGCAAACGGTCTACTACTTCTACGCCTACCTGCAGCTTGCCCGCCGCGGAGAGACCGCCCCGGCAAGCTTCAGCGTGCCGACAGGCAACTTCGGCGACATCTTCGCCGGCTACCTCGCCAAGAGGATGGGCCTGCCCGTCGACAAGCTGATTCTCGCCACGAACGAGAACAATATTCTTGCCCGCTTCGTCGCCGAGGGCGTCTACCAGCCCGGAGAGTTCCGCGGCACCTACAGCCCGTCGATGGATATCCAGGTCGCCAGCAACTTCGAGCGCTACTTGTTCTATCTCTACGGCGAGGATGCCGCCTCGATCTCCCGTCTGATGGCTCGGTTCAAGGAAGAAGGAAGCCTGAGCATTCCGGCGGAAAAGCTCGCTGCGGTACAGGCCGACTTTGCCGCTTACGCCGTAAGCAATCAGGAATGCCTGGATACGATCGCCCGGTATCATCGCGATGCGGACTACCTGCTCGATCCTCATACGGCATGCGGCGTAGCTGCCGCAGACAAGCTGGCCGCCTCCGGCGAGGCGACGGTGGCGCTGTCCACGGCCCACCCGGCCAAGTTCGACGAGTCGATCCGCCTCGTCGGCATCGAGCAGCCGTTCCCGCCGCAGATCGCCAAGCTGTTCGATCTGCCGCAGCATCAGCAGCTGTCTCCCGCCACGAACGCGGCGATCGCGGAGAAGCTGGCTGAGTTTTTCTGA
- a CDS encoding HD domain-containing protein: MKEAYSLLKPVPLSGDLQKDIHAFLVTNGREDTASHCMAVGAEARRLAEAADCDPAQAEQAGWLHDIGAVYPNDVRIEAARLLNLDVLPEEEAFPMIVHQKLSRQMGHDLFGIRDAAVLDAAGCHTTLRPCSTLLDRAVFVADKIKWDQTGEPPYLNLLLPSLELSVTHAAFAYLSYMWDQRDKLRVVHPWLRSSYLELSAHLS, encoded by the coding sequence TTGAAGGAAGCTTATTCATTATTGAAGCCGGTCCCGCTGAGCGGCGATCTGCAGAAGGATATCCATGCCTTTCTCGTCACCAACGGACGGGAAGATACCGCCTCGCACTGCATGGCCGTAGGAGCCGAAGCCCGCCGGTTGGCTGAAGCCGCAGACTGCGATCCGGCCCAGGCGGAGCAGGCCGGCTGGCTGCATGACATCGGCGCCGTCTATCCCAACGACGTCCGCATTGAAGCCGCGCGCCTGCTGAACCTTGACGTGCTGCCCGAAGAAGAAGCCTTCCCGATGATTGTGCATCAGAAGCTGTCCCGGCAGATGGGGCATGATCTGTTCGGCATCCGAGATGCCGCCGTGTTGGATGCCGCGGGCTGTCATACGACGCTGCGTCCTTGCTCCACTCTTCTCGACCGGGCCGTATTTGTCGCCGACAAAATCAAGTGGGATCAGACCGGCGAGCCTCCCTATCTGAATCTCCTGCTGCCTTCGCTGGAGCTGTCCGTTACTCATGCCGCCTTCGCGTATCTCTCGTACATGTGGGACCAGCGGGACAAGCTGCGGGTCGTGCATCCTTGGCTGCGGAGCTCCTATTTGGAATTGTCTGCCCATCTTTCATAA
- the greA gene encoding transcription elongation factor GreA, which produces MDNHEIILTAEGLAKLEAELEDLKGPRRRELAQRIKTAISYGDLKENSEYHSAKDDQAFMETRILQLQAMLKKARVATTTDTSSINVGSVVVLHDREFDENVEYRIVSPAEADVLESRISYESPLGKNLIRKRVGDVVEVDAPMGKISYKVLEIKTV; this is translated from the coding sequence ATGGACAATCATGAAATCATCTTGACAGCGGAAGGTCTGGCCAAGCTGGAAGCCGAGCTTGAAGATCTTAAGGGACCGCGGCGCAGGGAACTGGCCCAGCGCATAAAGACGGCGATCAGCTACGGCGATCTGAAAGAGAACAGCGAATACCATTCGGCCAAGGACGATCAGGCTTTCATGGAGACGAGAATTCTGCAGCTCCAGGCAATGCTGAAGAAAGCTCGTGTAGCGACCACGACGGATACTTCCTCGATCAATGTCGGCTCGGTTGTAGTCCTTCATGACCGTGAGTTCGATGAGAACGTAGAGTACCGGATCGTATCTCCTGCCGAGGCCGATGTGCTGGAGAGCCGGATTTCCTACGAAAGTCCGCTGGGCAAGAACCTGATTCGCAAGCGGGTGGGCGACGTGGTGGAAGTGGATGCGCCCATGGGCAAGATCAGCTACAAGGTGCTGGAAATCAAAACGGTCTGA
- a CDS encoding GNAT family N-acetyltransferase, translating into MEFNIRPLALPGDYEGIAAVWNEELSEPTTAESLAEADSKLYEQGHLHMNADGLLEGYDRFRRVAVNDDGRIAGYLWTWRAPWTEAGGLYHTLVVSKAFRGLGIGRALLGEAASWASGIGAERIYTEVWDDDLRSLRIAEQSGFEIERRSWQSVLDLKHGEEAATLADGAVIERLESEGIRFVSLADMPEEDRELLLYELESPTFNDIPGFLGTPPGFGDWQKWYLRGDGYAPERVVLALDGDRYVGDCNLRYFEETRGMYHEYTCVHRDYRGRGIARALKILSIRLAVRTGALYLRTDNDSLNEPMLAVNRKLGYRSLRGRYRIKGDVGSIAAANGKLDSADRDADIPKLS; encoded by the coding sequence ATGGAATTCAACATACGTCCGCTGGCATTGCCGGGTGACTACGAAGGCATCGCCGCCGTTTGGAATGAAGAGCTGTCCGAGCCGACGACGGCGGAGAGCCTGGCGGAAGCCGACAGCAAGCTGTATGAGCAAGGACATCTGCATATGAATGCCGACGGGCTGCTGGAAGGATATGACCGGTTCCGGAGAGTGGCGGTCAACGATGACGGCCGGATTGCCGGGTATTTGTGGACCTGGCGCGCTCCGTGGACAGAGGCTGGCGGACTGTACCACACCTTGGTCGTATCCAAGGCATTCAGAGGGCTCGGAATCGGCCGGGCCCTGCTCGGGGAGGCGGCGTCCTGGGCGTCGGGCATCGGGGCAGAGCGGATCTACACGGAAGTATGGGATGACGATCTGCGCTCGCTGCGGATCGCAGAGCAGTCCGGATTCGAGATCGAGCGCCGCTCCTGGCAGTCGGTGCTGGATCTCAAGCATGGAGAAGAAGCCGCGACCCTTGCGGACGGCGCCGTCATCGAGCGGCTGGAGAGCGAAGGAATCCGCTTCGTCTCCTTGGCGGATATGCCGGAGGAGGACAGGGAGCTGCTGCTCTACGAGCTGGAGTCTCCTACCTTCAACGACATTCCAGGGTTTCTTGGAACGCCTCCGGGCTTCGGAGATTGGCAGAAATGGTACTTGCGCGGAGACGGCTATGCGCCGGAGCGGGTGGTCCTTGCGCTGGACGGCGATCGGTACGTGGGCGATTGCAATCTGCGCTACTTCGAGGAGACGCGCGGCATGTACCACGAATATACGTGCGTTCATCGCGATTACCGGGGCCGCGGCATCGCCCGGGCTCTGAAAATCCTTTCCATCCGCCTCGCCGTGCGGACAGGGGCTCTCTATCTGCGCACAGACAACGACTCCTTGAACGAGCCGATGCTGGCCGTGAACCGGAAGCTCGGCTACCGCTCGCTGCGAGGAAGATACCGGATCAAAGGCGACGTCGGCAGCATCGCCGCAGCGAACGGGAAGCTTGATTCCGCTGATCGGGATGCGGATATACCGAAGCTGTCATGA
- a CDS encoding YnfA family protein yields MVWLWLRESKPLWFGIAGGILLVSYGIIPALQGFPSFGRVYAAYGGVFIVMAVLWGWLVDRKTPDLYDWLGAAVCMAGVSIMLWAPRG; encoded by the coding sequence ATGGTGTGGCTGTGGCTGCGCGAGTCGAAGCCGCTCTGGTTCGGAATCGCAGGCGGCATCCTTCTCGTCTCGTACGGAATCATCCCTGCCCTGCAGGGCTTTCCTTCCTTTGGCCGGGTCTATGCGGCCTACGGCGGTGTCTTCATCGTCATGGCCGTTCTGTGGGGATGGCTCGTCGACCGCAAGACGCCGGATCTGTACGACTGGCTGGGAGCTGCGGTCTGCATGGCCGGGGTATCGATCATGCTGTGGGCTCCGCGCGGTTAA